DNA from Arthrobacter sp. StoSoilB19:
GTGTCCAGCAACATTGTCCACCGTTCTGTTCGCCGGTATTCCGGCCAGAAGGGCAGGTCCTGGCTTTCGGGTTTTCCGTGGTGGATGAAGGTTGTCCATGCCTGCCGGATTCCTGATGCCAGAGTCTGTAACGCCGGTTCTGCCGCTTCGAGTCCGATGTCCCAGACGAAGGGAACGTCGGCGCCATGGAACCCCCACTTCTCCTTGGGGGCGCCGGGGCTTGGAGCATCGAAGCGGTAACGCCAGCAGGACGCGTGTTCGGACTGGCTGTCGAGCAGCCGAATGGTGGGGATGCCGTACCGTTCGTCGGCCAGCACGGCGCAGTGGAGGCGGCGCTCATCCGCCTCTGGGAAGGCGCTCCGGTAAATGTCCAGCACTTGTTCTGCTTCGTCCCCGAAGATCTCCTGTAGGACGCGTGGTGACTGTTGCGATGCACACGGGTCGGCGAGGTCGTAGCTTCCGGCCTCGTTGGCTGTCACGCCGGCCATGATGTTGATCCCCCTGGCGCGGCCCTTGGCGAAGGCGTGGACCGGGGCCTCGGGAAGAATGAGTCCGTCTACGGTTGGGCGCCAGACCCAGGTTGCCCTGACGCCGGCGGCAATCTCCTGCTGTGCGGCGAGGATTGTCTCAACGGGCATCGTTAGGAGCTCCGTGGCATCCGCAGGGCTAAGGCCGAGGGTGCGAAGCAGTGCAGCGGTGACCTGCTCTGCGGTGTCGGGGGTGTTGAGGTGCTCGCCGCCACTTTGAATGATTCCGCGGTGGAACAGGCCCTCGGCCATTGGCGAGGCCATCAGATTGACCACGCTCTTGGCCCCGGCGGAAACACCGGCGATGGTGATGCGTGAAGGGTCTCCCCCGAATGCGGCCACGTTGTCCCGGACCCATTTCAGTGCAGCGATCTGGTCCAGTAGGCCTGCGTTCGCCGACGAGGCGTACTGCTCGCCGAGGAGGTGGTCCAGCTTGAGGAAGCCGAGGGCTCCCAGCCTGTAGTTGACGGTGACCACGATGGTGCCTTCGAGGGCGAGGGCTGTCCCGTCGCCGATAAAGTTGGCTCCTGATCCCCAGGTGTATCCGCCGCCGTGGAACCAGACCAGAACCGGACAGGGCGAGTTTGCCGACTGCATCGGTGCGGTGATGTTGAGGAAGAGGCAGTCCTCACCCATGGGCGAGTCATCGTCCGACGGCGTTGCCCCGCCAGGCGGCACGAGCTCGGCCGCGAGCACCTGCGGGGCACGCGTTGGAAACGTGGTCACGTCCAGAATGCCCTCCCACGGCTCTGCCGGCTGGGGAGCCTGCCACCGCAGGGCTCCGGTCGGGGGAGCGGCGTACCGTATCCCGCGCCAGCTGATGGTGCCATCGTTCGTGACCCCGCGAACTGCTCCCTGACGCGTCATTGCGACTGTGCCTGTCATTGCTTTTCCTTCACTAGGTATCGACTTCGTCAACAATCGTGTGCTGGGTCACGTGTTTCCGACAATGATTTCTGGATAAGTGGAAGAATCAGCCAAAAGTCTGGCGGAAAGTCTAGAGTTGGAGGTGACAAAGAAGTCGTAAAAGGGAGCGGGAAATGGATGTGCTGGATGAGCTGGACCAGCGGATTGTCGGCGCCCTCCAGGTAGACGGGCGCGCCTCGTGGGCGAAAGTGGCCGCATCATTGGGGGAGGCCGAACGGACGGTGGCGCGGAGGGGCTCCGAGCTCCTCCGGGACGGGCGGGTGCGGATACGCGCGTTGCCGAATCCGAGCCGCTTCAGGCATCTGGAACAGTTTGTGTTGAAGGTTGCCTGCAATCCGGGCTCAGCAGGAATAGCCGCTGCGGCCCTCGCGCGACGGCCGGAGACCTTGTACACCTACATCCTCACCGGTTCGGCGGATTGTGCGGCGGAGTTTTCCAGCCCTGCTTCCAAGTTTGCAGAGCTGCTCATCCGGGACATAGGGAGCATCCCGGGGGTGAGGTCGGCCGCCACGTATCCGGTCCTCAGCTATCCCAGGACCATGCATCAGTGGAATCCCGGCGTCTTGACGCCGGCGGAGATTGAGGCGATGGGCGGAACCCGGTACTCGGAGGCTCCCACCGCCCTGGAGCACGTGGAGCAATTGGGCAAAGAGGACCGGCAGATTCTCCGGGCACTGGAACGCGATGGCCGCGCCAGTTATGAGGAACTGGCGCGTATCACTGGGCTCTCAGTGCAGACCGCCCAGCGCAGGGTGGAGCGGATGCGGCGCGAGGGCACATTGTTCATCCGTGCGGTCTTCGAGCCTGCGCTGCTCGGTTTGCCGGTGGAGGTTCTGCTGTGGGTCAAGGTGCCGTTTCCAGAACTGGACCGTGTGGAAGCGGAAATGCTTCCTTCTTCGTCAGTACGGTATGCCGCGGTCCTCGCCGGTGACTTCCAGCTTGTTGTCGATGCCGTATTTCCAAGCCGCGCAGCACTTTCTACCTATCTAAAAGGGGCTGAGTGGGCCACGCGGGCGCAGGCCATCGAGCCTGCCGTGGTGGTAGACGCGTTGAAGCGCAGCGGAACGATGGCGTTGTCGTTCGGCGAAGACCCCGGCGGGTACAGCTCCTGACAGGTTTGCCGTCGTGGCCGCTGTGGCAACACGACTTCCAGGCACTACGCCAATGTGTTCAGCGTTTCCTGCTCGGCGGCGATGGTGGTGTTCCCGCCGTGGCCGGTGCGGACCACGGTGTCGGCCGGGAGGGTCAGGAGCCGTTCGCGGATGGAGGCGAGGATGGTGGGGTAGTCGCTGTAGGACCGGCCGGTGGCGCCTGGGCCGCCGTTGAACAGCGTGTCCCCGGTGAAGACCGTCCCCTCGCTTTCCAGGTGGAAGCAGGTGGACCCGGGCGAGTGGCCGGGTGTGTGGATTGCCTTCAGGGTTGCCCCGCCCACCTGGAACACGTCGCCGTCGGAGTGGTAGTGGTCCGGTTTGGCGTCCGGGTAGACCTGCTCCCAGAGCACCAGGTCCTCCTTGTTCAGGTGGATCGGTGCGCCCAGGGCATCGGCGACTTCGCGTGCGGCGCCGATGTGGTCGTTGTGCGCGTGCGTGAGCAGGATGGCCTTCACCTTCCGGCTGCGGACCTGGGCGATGATCGCGGCGGCGTCGTGCGGCGCGTCGATGATGATGCATTCCTCGTCATTGCCCACGATCCAGACGTTGTTGTCCACGTCCCAGGTGCCGCCGTCGAGCGAAAATGTGCCGGAGGTGACCAGGTTTTCGATGGTGACGCTCATGCGGACGCCCCGGCCGGCTGGACCTCGACGACGGAGCGCAGCACCTTGCCCTCGTGCATCTTGCCGAACGCTTCCTCGACCTGGTCGATGGTGATCCGCTCGGACACGAACGCATCCAGGTCCAGGTTGCCCTGCTTGTAGTGCGAGACGAGCATCGGGAAGTCGCGGGAGGGCAGGCAGTCGCCGTACCAGGAGGACTTCAGCGACCCGCCGCGGCCAAAGACATCCAGCAGCGGCAGTTCCAGCGTCATCTCCGGCGTCGGGACACCCACCAGCACCACGCGGCCGGCAAGGTCGCGGGCGTAGAAGGCCTGCTTGTAGGTTTCAGGGCGGCCGACGGCGTCAATCACCACGTCCGCTCCGTGGCCTCCGGTGAGGGCGCGGATGGCTTCCACGGCGTCCTCCTGGCGCGAGTTCACGCCGTGGGTGGCGCCGAGCGACTTGGCCATGTCGATCTTGTTGTCGTCGATGTCCACGGCGATGATCGTCGTGGCACCGGCCAGCCTGGCCCCGGCGACCGCAGCGATGCCCACGCCGCCGCAGCCAATGACGGCCACGGATTCCCCGCGCTTGACCTCGCCGGTGTTGATCGCGGCGCCGATGCCGGCCATGATGCCGCAACCCAGCAGCCCCACGGCGGCTGCGTCAACGTCCGGGTCCACCTTGGTGCACTGCCCGGCGGCGACCAGCGTCTTCTCGGCGAAAGCGCCGATGCCCAGGGCCGGCGAAAGCACGGTTCCATCCTCCAGGGTCATCTTCTGCGTGGCGTTGTGCGTGTTGAAGCAGTACTGCGGCTGGCCCTTGGCGCACGCACGGCACTGCCCGCAGACGGCACGCCAGTTAAGGATCACCCGGTCGCCGGGGGCCACGGACGTGACGTCGGGGCCGACAGCACTGACCACACCGGTGGCTTCATGGCCCAGGAGGTACGGGAAGTCGTTTCCGATACCGCCCTGCTTGTAGTGCAGGTCGGTGTGGCAGACGCCGCAGGTCAGGATGTCCACCAGCGCCTCCCCCGGCCCCGGATCCGGCACCAGGATGGTCTCCAACGACACAGGGGCGTTCTTCTCCTTAACCACAACTGCTTGGACTTTATGAACCATGAATGTGCACCTTCGTTTGCGTTCTTGCTGTTGAACCGGGGCGGATCAGATGTCTTTAGTGTCGAGATGCCAGATTCTGTGGGTCCCGACGCTGAGAAGCTGGCGGTCACCACTGGAGATTCTGCGGACCCAGATCACGCCTATCTCTGCTGCTGTTTCTTCTACTTGGAGCCCGTCTTGGTAGAAGAGGTCTTCTGAGACGGCAACCCTGTCGCCGGCCCGGAGCATGGACCAGTCCTTTACCTCAACTGCACGGGTGTGGCGGTTCAAGTAATCCTCCGCAATGTCGATTGGCACTACTGGGTCGCTGTATCTAGCGTGCGGCCCTTAGCCTTGGCCTTCCGCGGTGGGGGCACCGCCTGCGGCGGTGCCCCCACCAGTCAGTGGTGTTTTAGCCGTTGATTACCTGGGGGACGCCGAGGTGTTTGAGTCCTTCGACGCCGAATTCGAGGCCGTAGCCGGATTGTTTTGCGCCGCCGAAGGGGATGCGTGGGTCGACGGCGCCGTGTTTGTTGATCCAGACGGTGCCGGCTTGGATGCGGGCGGCGACATTGCGGGCTGTTGCCGGGTCTGAGGACCAGACGGAGGCGCCGAGTCCGACGTCGAGGGCGTTTGCTTTCTGGATTGCTTCGTCGATGGTGCTGTAGCGGATGATGGGCA
Protein-coding regions in this window:
- a CDS encoding carboxylesterase/lipase family protein — translated: MTGTVAMTRQGAVRGVTNDGTISWRGIRYAAPPTGALRWQAPQPAEPWEGILDVTTFPTRAPQVLAAELVPPGGATPSDDDSPMGEDCLFLNITAPMQSANSPCPVLVWFHGGGYTWGSGANFIGDGTALALEGTIVVTVNYRLGALGFLKLDHLLGEQYASSANAGLLDQIAALKWVRDNVAAFGGDPSRITIAGVSAGAKSVVNLMASPMAEGLFHRGIIQSGGEHLNTPDTAEQVTAALLRTLGLSPADATELLTMPVETILAAQQEIAAGVRATWVWRPTVDGLILPEAPVHAFAKGRARGINIMAGVTANEAGSYDLADPCASQQSPRVLQEIFGDEAEQVLDIYRSAFPEADERRLHCAVLADERYGIPTIRLLDSQSEHASCWRYRFDAPSPGAPKEKWGFHGADVPFVWDIGLEAAEPALQTLASGIRQAWTTFIHHGKPESQDLPFWPEYRRTERWTMLLDTTPTVVPDPRQQQRQAWESAEWQPDTWWTFPALHPAHNTTH
- a CDS encoding Lrp/AsnC family transcriptional regulator gives rise to the protein MDVLDELDQRIVGALQVDGRASWAKVAASLGEAERTVARRGSELLRDGRVRIRALPNPSRFRHLEQFVLKVACNPGSAGIAAAALARRPETLYTYILTGSADCAAEFSSPASKFAELLIRDIGSIPGVRSAATYPVLSYPRTMHQWNPGVLTPAEIEAMGGTRYSEAPTALEHVEQLGKEDRQILRALERDGRASYEELARITGLSVQTAQRRVERMRREGTLFIRAVFEPALLGLPVEVLLWVKVPFPELDRVEAEMLPSSSVRYAAVLAGDFQLVVDAVFPSRAALSTYLKGAEWATRAQAIEPAVVVDALKRSGTMALSFGEDPGGYSS
- a CDS encoding MBL fold metallo-hydrolase codes for the protein MSVTIENLVTSGTFSLDGGTWDVDNNVWIVGNDEECIIIDAPHDAAAIIAQVRSRKVKAILLTHAHNDHIGAAREVADALGAPIHLNKEDLVLWEQVYPDAKPDHYHSDGDVFQVGGATLKAIHTPGHSPGSTCFHLESEGTVFTGDTLFNGGPGATGRSYSDYPTILASIRERLLTLPADTVVRTGHGGNTTIAAEQETLNTLA
- a CDS encoding S-(hydroxymethyl)mycothiol dehydrogenase encodes the protein MVHKVQAVVVKEKNAPVSLETILVPDPGPGEALVDILTCGVCHTDLHYKQGGIGNDFPYLLGHEATGVVSAVGPDVTSVAPGDRVILNWRAVCGQCRACAKGQPQYCFNTHNATQKMTLEDGTVLSPALGIGAFAEKTLVAAGQCTKVDPDVDAAAVGLLGCGIMAGIGAAINTGEVKRGESVAVIGCGGVGIAAVAGARLAGATTIIAVDIDDNKIDMAKSLGATHGVNSRQEDAVEAIRALTGGHGADVVIDAVGRPETYKQAFYARDLAGRVVLVGVPTPEMTLELPLLDVFGRGGSLKSSWYGDCLPSRDFPMLVSHYKQGNLDLDAFVSERITIDQVEEAFGKMHEGKVLRSVVEVQPAGASA